The Symphalangus syndactylus isolate Jambi chromosome 11, NHGRI_mSymSyn1-v2.1_pri, whole genome shotgun sequence genome contains a region encoding:
- the CNGB1 gene encoding cyclic nucleotide-gated channel beta-1 isoform X2, translating to MLGWVQRVLPQPPGTPRKTKMQEEEKVEPEPELEAEVEPEPNPEEAETESESMPPEESFKEEEVAVADPSPQETKEAALTSTISLRAQGAEISEMNSPSRRVLTWLMKGVEKVIPQPVHSVTEDPAQILGHGSTGDTGCTDEPNEALEAQDTRPGLRLLLWLEQNLERVLPQPPKSSEVWRDEPEVATGAASDPAPPGRPQEMGPKLQARETPSLPTTVPLQPKEEPKEAPAPEPQPGSQAQTSSLPPPRDPARLVAWVLHRLEMALPQPVLHGKIGEQEPDSPGICDVQTRMMGAGGL from the exons ATGTTGGGCTGGGTCCAGAGggtgctgcctcagcccccagggaCCCCTCGGAAGACCAAGatgcaggaggaagagaaagtggAACCAGAGCCAGAGCTGGAGGCGGAGGTGGAACCAGAACCGAATCCCGAGGAGGCCGAGACAGAGTCCGAGTCCATG CCCCCTGAAGAGTCATTCAAGGAGGAGGAAGTGGCTGTGGCGGACCCAAGCCCTCAGG AGACCAAGGAGGCTGCCCTTACTTCCACCATATCCCTCCGGGCCCAGGGCGCTGAGATTTCTGAAATGAACAG TCCCAGCCGCAGGGTACTGACCTGGCTCATGAAGGGCGTGGAGAAGGTGATCCCGCAGCCTGTTCACAGCGTCACGGAGGACCCGGCTCAG ATCCTGGGTCACGGCAGCACTGGGGACACAG GGTGCACAGATGAACCCAATGAGGCCCTTGAGGCCCAAGACACTAG GCCCGGGCTGCGGCTGCTTCTGTGGCTGGAGCAGAATCTGGAGAGAGTGcttcctcagccccccaaatccTCTGAG GTCTGGAGAGATGAGCCTGAAGTTGCTACAGGTGCTGCCTCAGACCCAG CGCCTCCAGGACGCCCCCAGGAAATGGGGCCCAAGCTGCAGGCCCGGGAGACCCCCTCCCTGCCCACAACCGTCCCCCTGCAGCCCAAGGAGGAACCCAAGGAGGCACCAGCTCCAGAGCCCCAGCCCGGCTCCCAGGCCCAGACCTCCTCCCTGCCACCACCCAGGGACCCTGCCAG GCTGGTGGCGTGGGTCTTGCACAGGCTGGAGATGGCCTTGCCGCAGCCAGTGCTACATGGGAAAATAGGGGAACAG GAGCCTGACTCCCCTGGGATATGTGATGTGCAGACCA GGATGATGGGAGCTGGAGGTCTCTGA